The Aerococcus loyolae genome contains the following window.
ACTGCCATGCTAGCTTTCTATGATCCTGATCAGGGGATTTATATCACAGGAGAAACTAATTTTATGCGATTAATGAGCGGTATTGATAGCCGTTACCGGTCTAGGCAATGGAAAGAAGTCATTCAGCAATTAAGGGTAAGAGTGCCACTCAAAGCGCCTTTTTCAAGCGCTGACCTGATCCCCGTTAACAATGGCATTTATTCAGTCAAGGAGCATAAGTTATTACCTTTTAGCCCTGACTATGCCATCACTAGCAAAATAGCGACAAACTATAACGCCAATGCCACTAACCCAATTATTGATGGATTTAACTTTGACGAGTGGTTGAAGTCTATTGCTTGTGGTGATGATGAAATTGTTACTTTACTATGGCAGGTTATCAATGAAGCTTTGAACCCTAACCATACACGGAATAAAATAGGGTTCCTTATCGGTAGTGGGAACAGCGGTAAAGGGACGTTTCAGCAACTTCTAATAAATCTTATAGGAAAGCAAAACGTCAGCACGCTGAAACCACCACAATTTAGTAATCAGTATGACAAGGCCAATTTAATTGGCAAGGTATGCAATATAGGGGACGATATTTCTAACGCTTATATCGATGAAATAAGCGACCTTATGAGCATTGCTACCGGTGACCCTATAACGGTTGAAGAGAAATATCAGCCGATTTACAGCGCCACCCTTAAGCTATTCTGCTTGTTTAGTGGCAATGATATGCCCAACGTGCGGAATAAATCCTTAGGCTGGTATAGGCGTCTATTACTGATTCCTTTTAATGCTGACTTTAACGGTCAGAAGAATGACCCAAAAATTAAAGAGATTTATTTGAAAGATAAAAGGATTCTAGAATACGTCTTAAAAAAAGCTATCGAGATGGATTTCACTCAATTTATTGAGCCGGAAGTAGTTAAGAAAGAAATCGCTAAGTATCGCAGAGCCAATGACTACATAGAGGGATACATTAACGATGAATATATTGCCAATGGCTACCATGAGTTGGAAAAAGCGCCAAGTAACTTTATAAAACATGGTATTAAAGAATATAAATATGATTTAGGAAATAGAAGCGCATTACCTTATGGATTTATGACTAAATTCATAGATATTTTAGAACGCCTCACAGAAAATAAATACAGGCAGGCAAAACAACGGATTAACGTTAGCGAATCGGAAAGCATGCCAGAAGAAATCCAGCCATACGCTAAAGGGAGTAACCCGATAAGAATTATTCAGAAAATTAGCTAATGTCCCGCTTTGTCCCACTTTGTCCCGTATGAAGTGGGACAGTTAAAACGCTGATATACCAGCTTTTATCTATATTTGTCCCGCTTGTCCCACTTATTTAGTAATAAAAAGTAAAAATATATAATAGTAAAAAATATATAAAGGTTTGCATAGAGAAGTGGGACATTTTTTGAAATAGCTATAAAGCCCTTTATATCAAGGGCTTTCAGCACTTTTTTTCTAAAAAACAAATGGGACAACAAAGGGGACAAGTATCTATTTAAAATTATAAATATATAAGGAGCGATAAAACATGATAGATACAGACCTAGTTAGTCAGTACATTGAAGAACGTACCAATAAAATCATTCAGCTTTACCCTAAGCCGTCTATTGCTAAAGTGATGGCAGGGCAAGAAATAACCATGCTGACGCTAGTATTAGCGGTAATCGGGTATTTGAATGATGAATTTGCCATTGAAGAGCTTGAGGAAGTCACATATATGGCAGGTATGCCACAAGACGCCTTTGACCTTATGGAAGAGCTTGGCATTTTGTGAAGCAAGCCCTCTATTTGGGCAATAAAAAAGGACACGACCGAAGTCATGCCCGTGAGTGTTAACCCCCACTGAATTAGCTAGCTTTATTATAGCACACGAGGAGGGGGTAAACATATTTCCGGAAGTTGATGAGAATAAGACGATTGCTAAGGTGAACGATCTGTTAGGCAACTATGACCGCTTGAAGCGTATGAGCCTGTATGACGGCCATTTAACAGCAAATTACCGGTATTCTCTCGAGAAGAAAACCCAATCCACTAGTGATGGGGGAGTGGGCAAGGTAATTGAGCGCAGGGAGCGAGGGAGGGAGATTATAAATGAAATAGATAATGCTATTGAATTAGTTGAACCAGAGTATCGGCAAATATTAAAAGCCAAGTATTTTAGTAAGCGACTAGATTTTGATATTTATTCATCACTCAGTATATCTAGTAGTGGGTATTATCAGAAGTTACGCAAGGCAAAGCTTCAATTTACTGAGGCTTACAAAGCAGGGGAGCTTTTATGCTTTGTTTAGGGTTATAAAAGGTTAGACACAGTAAGAAAGGAAAATTGAAATGAATAAAGAAGAATTTAATAATCAAGCAGAAAACCAAGAAGAAGTAGACTATGTGAAAGAATACGACAAAGACAAGGCGGAAAAAGAGTATCAAAAACACTTTACTGAAACGCACCTCAACAACAGTATTAATGAGTTTGCCAGAATCCAAAATGAACGCGATGAACGTTTTCGTAAAATAAAATCAAATTGGGATTAAGGGGGATATTATGGATTTACTTAAAGAAATTATTATAAGTCTTCAACCTAGTGAAGAATTTACTTACGAGCGTAACATTAATAAAATGGACGAGTTAAACACTAAAGGGCTAGAAGCTTTGAATCAGTTTAATCAAAAAGTTGATGAGATACGAACTAACTCGAAGTATTCACAGGACGGTAAAAAAGAAGCTTATGAAGAAGAACGTGAAGCGACTGAGAAATTTCTTAAGGAGCAACGCAGAATCTACCTTAGCTTAAGACGTGAAAACATTGAGTTATTCAATAAGGGTAAACAAAAGTTCAAAGAAATCGGCTTTGAAGAAAGAGGCCTTTATGATCTCACGCCAATTGATTTTAGTTACTTGCAAACTGTGTTAATGATGGACAAGAGCGAAAAGACACTGAATTATCTTGCTGAAAAATATGACTATAATTCAGCCGTGATGGACGTTATTAATGCCAATGGTAAATACGAGGTAAAGAATCCGTTCTATAGTGATTTAGAGAACCTTTCCACCAATTTTGACGATGATTTGTATGGTAATACCAGCGAAACGCCTGAGGGCGCTAGGGAAGCGAATATACGGAATGGAATGTTACTAAACCGCATGGCCAAGCTTGATGGGTCACAAGTTAATGAACGTGAAACGGTAATACCAGACAGCACTGCCAGACTAAACTAAAAAGAGAATAACAGCGTTAATTAGGTGAATCAGTGATGGTTCACCTTTTTCATTGCCCTGAAAGACGATGGCAAGGTTTTGACAAGGTAGAGCGAAAATAACCAGCCTTATCACAGTTTAAATGTATTAGTGATGGGATTCATCACGAAATCAAACAACGCCACACAGGGCAAATAGGGCGCTTTATGGGCTTGGTGCTAGTGATGATAATTACTAAGATTTCATAAGGTTATTAGCTAACTAAAAAAACTACTCCCAAATTACCCCGTTAAATTTATATTCCGTCATTAAAAACCTGAGATAGCTGAGGCCTAAAAAAGGGAAACCTTGCAAAACCTTGCATTTTTTAAAACCTGACAAAACTTAACATATTTATTACCCATAAGACTCCTAAGATTTTCCATAGGTAGCGATATTAAATAACCTGTTAAAACCTGTTAAGTAAATTGCCAATAAAAAAAGCCCGCACGGGGCAATTACTACAATTTACTACATTACTAAATAATACTAAATTTAAATTTACTAACTCAGCGATGGGGGTAGAAAGATCTTGCCCCATATCTTGCCCCATGAGGTGCAAAATTAGAGCTTAACTATTATTAACAATTAAGTTGTAAATGCTGTTAAATCAACATTTCTAAGGCATATTTGAAAGCCTTAAAATTTAAATACGCACCCAGAGGGAATCGAACCCCCATCTCAAGAACCGGAATCTTACGTGATATCCATTACACTATGGGTGCAAGCAATAAATACATTATAGCACAAATAGCATACTTTTGTTAAGAACTTTTTTGAAAAAAGTATTGTTGTTATCGATGATTTCTTACTATAATAGCTTCACCCGCAAAATCAACAAATAAAGAAGCTAGCTTACTTCTGCTTTGAAGGGCATTAATGGCAAGTTGGCATAAATATTTCCCCGTAAAAGTGCCATAAGTTTATCTATTGACCTATATTGACTATTAAGGTTATAATGATTAGGAAGTCGAAAAAGGAGGAAATTAAATGAATTTAGTACCGACAGTGATTGAACAATCACCTCGTGGTGAACGTGCTTATGATATTTATTCGCGCTTACTGAAGGACCGTATTATCATGCTCAGTGGAGAAGTTAATGATGATATGGCAAACAGCGTTATTGCCCAATTACTTTTCTTAGATGCTCAAGATAACGATAAAGATATTTATATATACATTAACAGTCCAGGAGGATCAGTAACTGCAGGGATGGCCATTTACGACACCATGCAATTTGTTAATGCTGATGTTGTGACCATAGTCACTGGTTTAGCAGCTTCTATGGGCTCTATCTTATTGATTGGTGGTACAAAAGGAAAACGTTATGCTTTGCCTCATTCTGAAGTGCTTATTCACCAACCTCTAGGTGGCGTTCAAGGTCAGGCTACTGAAATTGAAATATCAGCTCGTCATATCTTACAAACTAAGCAAACCTTAAAAGAAATTATTGCTGAACGTTCTGGTCAAGATATCGACAAAGTGGAAAAAGATATGGACCGTGACTACTGGATGACTGCCAAAGAAGCTAAGGAATATGGCATCATTGATGAAATCATGGCTTCTAACCAAGGCCTTAAAGGTCAAGAATAGTATCATAAAAGACAAATACAAAATAATTACCGAGTGTAGCTTAAGTAAGTACACTCGGTTTTTATAAAATTTAGATTTCCACTGCAAAATGCTTGCGACTGCATGATATTCTTGTTATACTACTAGTGTAGAAAAATGAATAGCAGATAGAACTGCTCAAATTTTTTTGCACTATGTTGGTCAAAAAAAGGCATGACGGACAATAAAAGTCCATGCAATAGAAAGTTGAATGTCATGAAAGCCGTTTACAGTAGAATCCTTAAAGTGGTTCCTGAATTGGAAGACCTCTTTAAAAAAAGGATGCAAATTTTACAAATGGTCTTACGCTTTCAACCTATTGGTCGCCAAATTTTGGCAAAGAAGTTAGACATGACTGAGCGACCACTCCGTCGTGAAACGAATATCCTTAAAAAAGAAGGGTTATTAGATTCCACTAGAAATGGAATGGTTATCACCGCTAAGGGTGAGGAAGCTTTAGCTTTTGCTCGCGAAATGCTCCATGAAGATTCTAGTTTATTTGCTAAGGAACAACGCTTAGAAAAGCAACTAGGTATCGATGAGGTACATATTATTGAGAGTAATCTTGATGAAGAAAATAGTACCTTGGCACAAATAGGAGTATTCTTATCTAACTATTTAGCCAATACTTTGCCAGAAGGATACATTACGGTGGCTGTTTCAGGCGGCTCGACAATACTCGAGGTTGCTAAGAGCTTAAACCGTAAAGTTCTAACTAAGAATCGGCATTTTACGATTGTTCCTGTCCGTGGTGGCATGGGCGATTCGGTGGCGATTCAGGCAAATACAATTAGTGACCAACTCGCACACCGCTTAAATGGGACTACTAATTCTCTCTACGTTCCTGATGTTCTGACTGAAGAAACCAGAGACTTATTAGTGAAAGAGCCCTCCATTCAAGCAACATTAAATATTTTAAAGCGGACCGATGCTTTATTATTTAGTGTTGGCGATGCTAGAATCATGGCCCAAAGACGGGGGTTTTCATCAGAATTAATTGATAAAATCCTTGCTAAGGGAGCCATTGGTGAAGCATTCGGGTGTTTTTACACCAAGGAGGGGGAAATAGTTTATCAAATGCCCCGTATTGGTTTACAATTAGATCAAATAAAGGATATTCAATATCCCATTCTAATTGCTGGCGGTCGTGCTAAAGCAAAAGCCATTCAAGCTTTTGCAAAACTCGCACCCTTTAACTTTGTCCTAGTGACAGATTTAGGGGTAAGTAATCAGGTTTTAAATGAGGAAACTCATTAAAAATATTTTTATTTCCGAAGGAGGAAAATTATTAATATGGTAAAAGTAGGTATTAATGGTTTTGGACGTATCGGACGTTTAGCTTTCCGTCGTATCCAAGATGTTGAAGGTTTAGAAGTAGTTGCAATCAATGACTTAACTGACTCAAAAATGTTAGCTCACTTATTGAAATATGACACCACTCATGGTCGTTTCAATGGTGAAATTGAAGTTTTAGATGACGCCTTCAAAGTAAACGGTAAAGAAGTTAAAGTTATGTCTCATCCAGACCCAGCTGAAATTCCTTGGGGTGACTTAGGTGTAGAAGTTGTTCTTGAAGCTACTGGTTTCTTTGCATCAAAAGAAAAAGCTGAACTACACTTAAAAGGTGGAGCTAAGAAAGTTGTTATTACTGCACCAGGTGGAGCAGATATTCCAACTATCGTTTACAACACCAACCATGAAATCTTAACAGGGGATGAAACTGTTATTTCTGGTGCTTCATGTACCACTAACTGTTTAGCACCTTTAGCAGATGCTTTAAACAAGAGCTTTGGTATTGTTGAAGGTTTAATGTCTACTATCCATGCTTATACAGGGGACCAAAACACCTTGGATGCTCCACACCGTAAGGGAGACTTCCGTCGTGCACGTGCCGCTGCAGAAAACATTATTCCTAACACTACCGGTGCTGCAAAAGCTGTTGGACAAGTTTTACCAGAATTAAATGGTAAATTAGATGGTTCCGCACAACGTGTACCTGTTAAATCTGGTTCTATTACTGAATTCTTCACCGTTCTTGAAAAGAATGTTACCGTTGAAGAAGTTAACGCTGCTATGAAGGCTGCTTCAAATGAATCCTTCGGTTACAACGAAGACGAAATCGTTTCTTCAGATATTGTAGGTATGACTTATGGTTCCTTATTCGACGCAACCTTAACTAAAGTTATGGACGTTGACGGTAAGCAATTAGTGAAGACTGCTGCATGGTATGACAACGAAATGTCATATACTTCACAATTAGTACGTACCTTAGAATACTTCGCTAAGTTATAATAAACGCTAACGTTTAATAAAAGCGTCTATCCATGTAAAGGCGGGGAGTCAGACGCTCCCTGCCTTTTTTCTAAGTGATAGAAAAAGGAGAAATGAATATGGCAAAAGAAACTGTAAAAGATGTTAATGTCCAAGGCAAAAAGATTTTAATGCGGGTTGACTTCAATGTTCCTATGAAGGATGGAGAAATTACCGATGATAATCGGATGGTTCAAGCCCTACCAACAATTAAGTATGTGATTGAACAAGGCGGAAAATTGATCTTATTTTCTCACTTAGGCAAAGTGAAAAGTGAAGAAGATAAAAAAGACAAGTCCCTTGCTCCAGTGGCTAAACACTTAGAAGAACTCTTAGGGCAAAAAGTGGTCTTTGTTCCTGCTACTCGTGGACAAGAGTTAGAAGAAGCCATTGACCAATTAAATGATGGGGAAGTTTTACTTTTTGAAAACACCCGCTTTGAAGATGTTGATGGCAAGAAAGAATCAGGTAACGATCCTGAATTAGGTAAATATTGGGCTTCATTAGGCGACGGTATTTTTGTTAACGACGCCTTTGGGACTGCCCACCGTGCCCATGCATCGAATGTTGGTATTTCTGCCAATGTTGACCATGCCGTAGCTGGCTTCTTGATGGAAAAGGAATTAAACTTCTTAGGGGATGCAGTCAATAATCCTAAGCGACCTTTTGTTGCTATCTTAGGTGGGGCTAAAGTTTCCGATAAAATTGCCGTGATCGAATCCTTACTTAATAAGGCCGACAAAGTGCTTATTGGTGGGGGTATGGCTTATACATTCTTAAAAGCAAAGGGTTATGAAGTGGGTAACTCCTTGTTAGAAGAAGACCGCGTTTCATTAGCCAAAGAAATCATGGAAAAAGCTGGCGACAAACTTTACCTTCCAGTGGATGTTGTCGTTGCTGATGACTTCTCAAATGACGCTAATACGCAAGTAGTAGCTGCTGATGCCATTCCTGAAGGTTGGGAAGGCTTGGATTCCGGTCCTAAGACCAATGAATTATTTGCTAAACAATTAGAAGATGCCAAAACGGTTGTATGGAATGGCCCAATGGGTGTCTTTGAAATGGAAAAATTTGCTATTGGTACCAATGCCGTATGTAAAGCGGTTGCTGACCTTGACGATGCCATTACTATTGTTGGTGGTGGGGATTCTGCATCAGCTGCTAAGAATTCAGGATTTGCTGAAAAATTCTCACACATTTCTACCGGTGGGGGAGCTTCTTTACAATTCTTAGAAGGTAATCCTCTACCAGGTGTTGAAGCGTTAAGTGAAAAATAAGGAAGGATGAACAAAGTGAGACAAGTTTTAATTGCCGGGAACTGGAAATTAAATAAAACCGCTAGTGAAGCAAAAGCTTTTATTGAAGACCTGAAAGCTAAATTAAGTGGTAGTGAAAAAGCTGAAGTTTTGGTTTGCCCACCAGCTTTATACGTGCAAAGCTTACTCTCTGAAAGTCAAGGCACTAACATTAAAGTCGGTGCTCAAAACTGCTACTATGAAAATAGTGGGGCTTTCACTGGAGAAATTTCACCTTTAGCCTTAGCTGATCTAGGAGCAAGCTATGTGGTTATCGGCCACTCTGAACGTCGTGAATTATTTAATGAAAGCGATGAAGATGTTGCTAAGAAAGCCAAAGCAATCTTCGATAATGGCATGACCCCAATTATTTGCTGTGGTGAAACCTTAGACCAACGTGAAGAAGGCATTGCTAAAGAATGGATCACTGGACAAATCAAGGCAGCTTTAAAAGAACTTAGCCAAGAAGAAATTGCTAAAAGTGTCATTGCTTATGAACCTATCTGGGCAATTGGTACCGGTAAAACAGCCTCTCCAGAAGACGCTGAAGAAATTTGTGGTCACATTCGTGACGTTGTTTTTGAAGTTGCTGGCCAAGAAGCTAGCGATGCTGTCCGTATCCTTTACGGTGGCTCAGTGAAACCAGCTAATGTAAAAGATATTTTAGCCCAAGAAAATATTGATGGCGCCCTAGTCGGGGGAGCTAGTCTTCAAGTCGACGATTTTCTTGCTTTAGTTAATGCTGCAGAATAATTCATCAAATAGATTATAAAATTAATTAGATAAAAGGAGATAAAATCTATGTCATTAATTACTAACATCCATGCCCGTGAAATTTTGGACTCCCGTGGTAACCCAACCGTTGAAGTGGAATTATATACTGAATTAGGCGCATTTGGCCGTGGTTTAGTACCTTCTGGTGCTTCTACTGGTGAACATGAAGCGGTTGAACTTCGTGATGGCGACAAAGACCGTTATGAAGGTAAGGGTGTCCTAAAAGCTGTTGAAAATGTTAATACAGTGATTGCTGAAGCCATTGTTGGTATGGAAGTTACTGACCAAGTAGGTATTGATGAAGCAATGATCGCTTTAGACGGTACCAAGAACAAAGGTAAATTAGGGGCTAATGCCATCTTAGGGGTTTCTCTTGCTGCTGCTCATGCTGCTGCTGATGAATTAGACGTGCCATTGTATAACTACTTAGGTGGATTCAATGCCCATGTTTTACCTACTCCAATGATGAATATTGTTAACGGTGGTTCTCACTCTGACGCACCAATTGCTTTCCAAGAATTTATGATTGTTCCTGCAGGGGCTCCTTCATTTAGAGAAGCTTTACGTTGGGGTGCTGAAACTTTCCACGCTTTGAAAGGTATTCTTAAAGGCCGCGGTTTAGAAACTTCCGTTGGTGACGAAGGTGGTTTTGCTCCTCGCTTTGAAGGTACTGAAGACGCTTTACAAACTATCATTGATGCGATCGAAGCTGCTGGACGTAAAGCTGGTGAAGACATCTTTATCGCTTTAGACTGTGCTTCTTCTGAATTCTACATTGATGGAAAATATGACTACACTAAATTCGAAGGTGAAGGCGCTGCTGTTCGCTCTGCTGCTGAACAAGTTGAATACATCGAAGAATTAGTTAACAAATACCCAATCATCTCTGTTGAAGATGGTATGGATGAAAATGACTGGGAAGGTTTCAAATTATTAACCGAACGTATTGGTGATAAAGTACAATTAGTTGGTGATGACCTTTATGTAACCAATACCGACTACTTGAAACGTGGTATTGAAGAAGGTATTGCAAACTCAATCTTAATTAAGGTTAACCAAATTGGTACCTTAACAGAAACCTTCAACGCTATCGAAATGGCTAAACGTGCTAACTATACTGCTGTTGTTTCCCACCGCTCTGGTGAAACTGAAGATGCTACCATCGCTGATATTGCTGTAGCAACCAACGCTGGTCAAATTAAGACTGGTTCCTTATCACGTACAGACCGGATGGCTAAATATAACCAATTACTACGTATTGAAGACCAACTTGGTGAAACTGCTGAATACCAAGGAATCCATGCATTCTACAACTTAAGCAAATAATCCAATAAGTAAATTTAAAAACGTTTTTAATTAATAAGGTGGGTCGCTCCCACCTTTTTATTTTTACTCTAATGGGGAAAGACTTCTTGAAAACTAAGAGACTTTTCGTGTTAAATAAAGTGTGCTAAGATAGAAATTAATGATTCCAAGGGATAAGGAGGGATTAAATGTCTCAAACAGAAGACCGCCAAGCTTGGATAGAACAACGTAAGAGCGACAATTATATTTTTGCTGACGTCATCCAACAGGCTGATGATCGCTATTTAATCAATGGCCAAGCTTTTCAAGTGGTTAAGGATGCTGAAGCGGGCATCGATAAGCAGGAATTAGCTAACCGCTATATGGATATTTTGGATAGCTATGACTATGTGGTGGGCGATTGGAGTTTCCAACAATTGCGTTTGAAGGGCTTTTATGAAGATAAATTACCCCACACCAGCATTGACCAGCAAATTTCTTTTCTCGATGATTATTTATATGAATATTGTAGTTTTGGTTGCGATTATTTTGTTTTAAAGCACCTGCGTAGTGAAGAAGAAATCAATGAACGTAACCGCCAATTGAAGAGTAAAAGGAATAATCAAAATTCTAAGCGTAAGAAGAGAAGGAATAGTCGTCATAATAATCAAGGAAATAATCATAAAAAAGCTTCTAAAAAACAAACGAAGACAGTGGGTAAGCGCTTCTCTGTGAAAAAGAAAAATTCCAGTCGTAAAGCCAATGCTGTTAAAGTAACTGATAAAAAAACATTTAAAATAAGGAAAAAGTGATGACAAAAGCTAAGAAGATAAAAGGCTTATTGATTGATTTGGATGGAACGGTTTATCGCGGGAAAAGTCCCATTAAGGGAGCTAAAGCATTTATTGAAAAACTCATTACTAGTCAAACGCCCTTTCTATTTTTAACTAATAATTCCATGAGGTCCCACCAAGAAGTCCAAGCTTTCCTAGAAAAGGAACATCAAATCTTGGTTGATCCAGAAAGGGTTTATAGTAGTGTGGACGCCTTAGTTTATGCCCTGAAAGATGCTTACCACCAGGTCGATCACCAACAGGCCGCTTATATTATTGGTAGTGAAATTCTTAAAAAGAGCGTCAATGACTTAGGCTTTGAGATTTTGACAAGTATTAACCGGCAGATTGACCTAGTAGTCGTAGGCTTGAATCAAAGTGTTTATTATGACCAGCTCGCTCAAGCAGCTATTGCAGTCCAAAGAGGGGCGGACTTTTACTTAACTAACCCGGATATTCAATTTCCTGATGAACGAGGATTTGTGCCCGGTGCTGGCTCATTAGGGCGCATGATCAGTGAGGTGAGTCGGACGCGTCCGGTTGTTTGTGGTAAACCGGAAAAATTGATTATGTCCGGTGCCTTAGCCAAGCTAGGTCTTCAAGCCGATGAAGTGGCCATGCTGGGTGATAACTTAACCACTGATATCTTAGCGGCAAATCGTATGGATATGCCGGCGATATTAATTGAGACCGGTGTCCATCATAAAGAAGATTTGGAACATTTTTCGGGTCAACCTGACTATATCGTTAAAGATTATGAGGAATTAGGAAAATTATGGCAAGAAATATCCGATTTTACTTAGGACTTAGCAGTCTGGTGCTTTTTATATTGTGTGGAGCGATTACCTTCACGATTTGGTTTACCCCACTCTATTATCTGAGTGCATATCTTGAACAGGTCAATCAAGTCGTTGACTTAACATGGCAACAGATTTTCCAGGACTACCATCGTATTATTGCTTATCTCAATTTTCCTTGGATTGAACATTTGTCCTTACAGCATTTCCCCATGAGTCCAAAAGGGATCTTTCATTTCTATGAAGTGAAGCGGCTATTTCAAATCCTATATATCTTATTACTAACCAGTGGTCTGTTATCCGCTCGCTTCCTAAAAAAATTAAAAAATAACCAGGCTTACTTCTATTTATATCGGCCCATGAAGGGGTTAATGGTCTTACCTTTTCTATTAATACCGCTCTTTCTCTTATTTTTTGACCAGGTTTTTGTTCTATTTCATCAGCTCTTATTCAATAATGATGCTTGGCTCTTTGATCCCAAGCTCGACCCAGTGATTGAAATCTTACCAGAGACTTTCTTTTTGGCGTGCTTTATTTTGGTGGTGGTTCTGGTTGAAGGAGCTTTTTATTATTTTTATCGCCTCGGAAAAACTAGTCTCGAAAAGTAGGCTGGTTTTTATTTTTACTTTAAATATTAAATAGGCTTTTTTTCTGGTCTTTGCTATACTTATTGGTAAGAAAAATCTTGAAACAATCATAGAGTTTATATAGGAAGGCGTGTTGAAAATGACTCGTGTGTGGAATTTCTCTGCCGGACCGGCAACTTTACCCTTAGAAGTATTGGAAAATGTTCAGGAGAATTTAGTTGATTATCATGGTCAAGGTTTATCCGTTTTAGAAATGAGTCACCGATCAGACTCTTTTCAAGAGATTATTGAAGGGGCGGAAGACTTAATACGAGAGCTTTTAGATGTTCCCTCCAATTATCAAGTATTATTCATGCAAGGTGGCGCGACCTTACAATTTTCAGCACTTTCGTTAAACTTATTAAAAAGCGGTAAAGCTGGCTACCTTATTGGCGGCAGCTGGGGTGAAAAAGCCTATAAAGAGGCTGAAAAATTAACCGGAAAGGCCACCGTTCTA
Protein-coding sequences here:
- a CDS encoding DNA primase family protein codes for the protein MSDEFKEILNRANQLKETEVQSNEKPQTMREIRNALSQKGQDWKIKHKDPKTKKFPKMHEGIASTILRTTVHCYLIGDNRETAMLAFYDPDQGIYITGETNFMRLMSGIDSRYRSRQWKEVIQQLRVRVPLKAPFSSADLIPVNNGIYSVKEHKLLPFSPDYAITSKIATNYNANATNPIIDGFNFDEWLKSIACGDDEIVTLLWQVINEALNPNHTRNKIGFLIGSGNSGKGTFQQLLINLIGKQNVSTLKPPQFSNQYDKANLIGKVCNIGDDISNAYIDEISDLMSIATGDPITVEEKYQPIYSATLKLFCLFSGNDMPNVRNKSLGWYRRLLLIPFNADFNGQKNDPKIKEIYLKDKRILEYVLKKAIEMDFTQFIEPEVVKKEIAKYRRANDYIEGYINDEYIANGYHELEKAPSNFIKHGIKEYKYDLGNRSALPYGFMTKFIDILERLTENKYRQAKQRINVSESESMPEEIQPYAKGSNPIRIIQKIS
- a CDS encoding ArpU family phage packaging/lysis transcriptional regulator — its product is MLTPTELASFIIAHEEGVNIFPEVDENKTIAKVNDLLGNYDRLKRMSLYDGHLTANYRYSLEKKTQSTSDGGVGKVIERRERGREIINEIDNAIELVEPEYRQILKAKYFSKRLDFDIYSSLSISSSGYYQKLRKAKLQFTEAYKAGELLCFV
- the clpP gene encoding ATP-dependent Clp endopeptidase proteolytic subunit ClpP, whose translation is MNLVPTVIEQSPRGERAYDIYSRLLKDRIIMLSGEVNDDMANSVIAQLLFLDAQDNDKDIYIYINSPGGSVTAGMAIYDTMQFVNADVVTIVTGLAASMGSILLIGGTKGKRYALPHSEVLIHQPLGGVQGQATEIEISARHILQTKQTLKEIIAERSGQDIDKVEKDMDRDYWMTAKEAKEYGIIDEIMASNQGLKGQE
- a CDS encoding sugar-binding transcriptional regulator, with the protein product MKAVYSRILKVVPELEDLFKKRMQILQMVLRFQPIGRQILAKKLDMTERPLRRETNILKKEGLLDSTRNGMVITAKGEEALAFAREMLHEDSSLFAKEQRLEKQLGIDEVHIIESNLDEENSTLAQIGVFLSNYLANTLPEGYITVAVSGGSTILEVAKSLNRKVLTKNRHFTIVPVRGGMGDSVAIQANTISDQLAHRLNGTTNSLYVPDVLTEETRDLLVKEPSIQATLNILKRTDALLFSVGDARIMAQRRGFSSELIDKILAKGAIGEAFGCFYTKEGEIVYQMPRIGLQLDQIKDIQYPILIAGGRAKAKAIQAFAKLAPFNFVLVTDLGVSNQVLNEETH
- the gap gene encoding type I glyceraldehyde-3-phosphate dehydrogenase; amino-acid sequence: MVKVGINGFGRIGRLAFRRIQDVEGLEVVAINDLTDSKMLAHLLKYDTTHGRFNGEIEVLDDAFKVNGKEVKVMSHPDPAEIPWGDLGVEVVLEATGFFASKEKAELHLKGGAKKVVITAPGGADIPTIVYNTNHEILTGDETVISGASCTTNCLAPLADALNKSFGIVEGLMSTIHAYTGDQNTLDAPHRKGDFRRARAAAENIIPNTTGAAKAVGQVLPELNGKLDGSAQRVPVKSGSITEFFTVLEKNVTVEEVNAAMKAASNESFGYNEDEIVSSDIVGMTYGSLFDATLTKVMDVDGKQLVKTAAWYDNEMSYTSQLVRTLEYFAKL
- a CDS encoding phosphoglycerate kinase; this translates as MAKETVKDVNVQGKKILMRVDFNVPMKDGEITDDNRMVQALPTIKYVIEQGGKLILFSHLGKVKSEEDKKDKSLAPVAKHLEELLGQKVVFVPATRGQELEEAIDQLNDGEVLLFENTRFEDVDGKKESGNDPELGKYWASLGDGIFVNDAFGTAHRAHASNVGISANVDHAVAGFLMEKELNFLGDAVNNPKRPFVAILGGAKVSDKIAVIESLLNKADKVLIGGGMAYTFLKAKGYEVGNSLLEEDRVSLAKEIMEKAGDKLYLPVDVVVADDFSNDANTQVVAADAIPEGWEGLDSGPKTNELFAKQLEDAKTVVWNGPMGVFEMEKFAIGTNAVCKAVADLDDAITIVGGGDSASAAKNSGFAEKFSHISTGGGASLQFLEGNPLPGVEALSEK
- the tpiA gene encoding triose-phosphate isomerase, whose amino-acid sequence is MRQVLIAGNWKLNKTASEAKAFIEDLKAKLSGSEKAEVLVCPPALYVQSLLSESQGTNIKVGAQNCYYENSGAFTGEISPLALADLGASYVVIGHSERRELFNESDEDVAKKAKAIFDNGMTPIICCGETLDQREEGIAKEWITGQIKAALKELSQEEIAKSVIAYEPIWAIGTGKTASPEDAEEICGHIRDVVFEVAGQEASDAVRILYGGSVKPANVKDILAQENIDGALVGGASLQVDDFLALVNAAE